A window of the Helianthus annuus cultivar XRQ/B chromosome 4, HanXRQr2.0-SUNRISE, whole genome shotgun sequence genome harbors these coding sequences:
- the LOC110938157 gene encoding cyprosin: MGTLFKSSFLLLFLWFILSPTAYSGPNGGLVRVGLKKRKINQLNQVGGHAGSNEGNARRNHVVRGNFGDSESDIIALNNYMDAQYYGEIGIGTPPQKFTVIFDTGSSNLWVPSAKCYFSVACLFHSKYKSSHSSSYEKNGKSAAIQYGTGSISGFFSKDSVKLGDLVVKGQDFIEATKEPGITFLAAKFDGILGLGFQEISVGDAVPVWYNMVEQGLVPEPVFSFWLNRNADEGEGGELVFGGVDATHFKGEHTYVPVTQKGYWQFDMGEVLIGDKTTGFCDNGCAAIADSGTSLLAGPTAVVTQINQAIGAAGVMSQQCKTLVDQYGKSIIEMLLSETQPEKVCSQMKLCTFDGSHDTSMIIESVVDKNNGKSSGVHDEMCTLCEMAVVWMQNQIKRNETEDQIINYVDQLCERIPSPMGESGVDCNSLSSMPHIAFTIGGKTFDLSPEEYVLKVGEGAAAQCISGFTALDVAPPRGPLWILGDIFMGKYHTVFDYGKLRVGFAEAV, encoded by the exons ATGGGTACACTATTCAAATCGAGCTTTCTTTTGTTGTTTCTTTGGTTTATTCTGTCACCGACTGCGTATTCGGGCCCTAATGGTGGATTGGTTAGAGTCGGACTAAAAAAGAGGAAAATCAACCAATTGAACCAAGTTGGTGGACACGCTGGCTCGAATGAAGGAAATGCTAGAAGAAATCACGTTGTTCGTGGTAATTTCGGGGATTCGGAGAGCGACATTATTGCCCTAAACAATTACATGGATGCTCAGTATTATGGTGAGATTGGTATTGGTACTCCGCCTCAGAAGTTCACCGTGATTTTTGACACTGGTAGTTCTAATCTGTGGGTCCCTTCTGCAAAGTGCTACTTCTCA GTCGCTTGCCTCTTTCACTCTAAGTATAAGTCCAGCCACTCAAGTTCCTATGAGAAAAATG GTAAATCGGCTGCAATTCAGTATGGAACTGGCTCTATCTCCGGTTTCTTTAGCAAAGACTCTGTGAAGCTTGGTGACCTTGTTGTAAAAGGACAG GATTTTATAGAGGCAACTAAAGAGCCCGGTATCACTTTCTTGGCAGCCAAGTTTGATGGTATACTTGGCCTTGGGTTTCAAGAAATCTCTGTTGGTGATGCTGTTCCTGTTTG GTACAACATGGTGGAACAAGGTCTTGTTCCCGAACCCGTATTTTCATTCTGGCTTAATCGCAATGCTGACGAGGGTGAAGGGGGTGAACTTGTGTTTGGTGGGGTTGATGCCACTCATTTCAAGGGTGAACACACATATGTCCCCGTGACTCAAAAAGGCTACTGGCAG TTTGATATGGGTGAGGTCCTGATTGGTGATAAAACAACCG GATTTTGCGACAATGGTTGTGCGGCAATTGCtgattctggaacttctttgttGGCTGGTCCAACG GCTGTTGTTACGCAAATCAATCAAGCCATTGGTGCTGCTGGAGTTATGAGCCAACAGTGCAAGACGTTGGTCGATCAGTACGGAAAATCTATAATTGAGATGCTACTATCTGAG ACGCAACCTGAAAAAGTCTGCTCTCAAATGAAGTTATGCACCTTTGACGGTTCTCATGATACTAG CATGATAATCGAGAGTGTAGTTGACAAGAATAACGGAAAATCATCTGGTGTACATGATGAGATGTGTACTCTCTGTGAGATGGCAGTTGTCTGGATGCAAAACCAGATCAAGCGAAATGAGACCGAAGATCAAATAATTAACTATGTTGATCAG cTGTGTGAGCGGATACCAAGTCCAATGGGTGAATCTGGAGTTGACTGCAACAGTCTTTCATCCATGCCTCATATCGCATTTACCATTGGTGGTAAAACTTTTGACCTCTCACCCGAGGAG TATGTCCTGAAAGTTGGTGAAGGAGCAGCAGCACAATGCATTAGTGGATTTACTGCTCTTGATGTGGCTCCTCCTCGTGGGCCCCTATG GATCTTGGGAGATATTTTCATGGGTAAATACCACACGGTGTTTGACTATGGTAAATTACGAGTCGGGTTTGCAGAAGCAGTTTGA
- the LOC110934224 gene encoding protein ANTAGONIST OF LIKE HETEROCHROMATIN PROTEIN 1-like, which produces MADYFVEDPKYNEDIFRHRFRMSKRLFLKIVADVEENDPWFVEAPDARGKKGFTPLQKVTSAIKQLATGNTPDENDEYLHMAERTSRECLEYFCDTVCKIYGPEFLRRPTSHDMALLYQAHEEKHHLPGMFGSLDCTHFVWRFCPTEYRGQYMRGDDRYPTVMLEAVASQDLWFWHAFAGPPGSQNDVNVLQQSPLFLTERNGTAPKCPFYVNNHLYKRGYLLVDGIYPSWSVFVKSIPYLHEVDEKKFKRQHVAARKDVERAFGVLKAKWVVLSRPMRARSVKKIRSVVYTCIILHNMILKDEGKAIAPVHIRDPPVEPALDDTVLGELMNEDTHWRLKHDLIDHLASQDLPHLLVDSEED; this is translated from the coding sequence atggcgGATTATTTTGTTGAAGACCCGAAGTACAACGAAGATATCTTTCGGCATAGGTTCCGTATGTCGAAacgtttgtttctaaaaattgtGGCCGATGTGGAAGAGAACGACCCGTGGTTTGTAGAGGCCCCCGATGCGCGAGGTAAGAAGGGCTTTACGCCCTTGCAAAAGGTGACATCGGCTATTAAACAGCTCGCAACTGGAAACACTCCAGACGAGAACGACGAGTACTTGCATATGGCCGAAAGAACTTCCCGCGAGTGCCTAGAATATTTTTGTGACACGGTTTGCAAAATATACGGTCCAGAGTTCTTACGTAGACCGACAAGCCACGACATGGCACTTTTATACCAAGCTCATGAGGAAAAACATCACCTTCCAGGTATGTTCGGTAGCCTTGATTGCACCCATTTCGTTTGGCGTTTTTGTCCGACAGAGTATCGAGGCCAATATATGCGAGGAGATGATCGATACCCGACTGTTATGCTCGAAGCGGTTGCTTCTCAAGACTTATGGTTTTGGCATGCTTTTGCCGGTCCACCGGGTTCTCAAAACGATGTCAATGTTCtacaacaatctccgttatttttAACGGAACGAAATGGAACCGCGCCAAAATGTCCATTTTACGTTAACAACCATTTATACAAACGTGGTTATTTGCTCGTGGATGGAATCTACCCTTCGTGGTCCGTGTTTGTAAAGTCGATCCCTTACCTTCACGAAGTAGACGAAAAGAAATTCAAGAGGCAACATGTGGCGGCAAGAAAAGACGtcgaacgggcttttggtgttttgaagGCGAAATGGGTTGTATTGAGTCGACCAATGCGAGCAAGATCCGTTAAAAAAATTAGGAGTGTCGTGTACACGTgtattattttacacaacatgattttgaaagatgAAGGAAAGGCGATAGCACCGGTGCACATTCGGGATCCTCCGGTCGAGCCCGCTCTAGACGATACGGTGTTGGGCGAGTTGATGAATGAAGACACGCATTGGAGACTCAAACACGATCTCATAGATCATCTCGCAAGTCAAGATTTACCCCATCTTTTGGTCGATTCCGAAGAAGACTAG
- the LOC110934223 gene encoding zinc finger MYM-type protein 1-like: protein MKPQTKKQSLIGNFFKRKIEEIDENRVANDTIPNDTSPNVANDNIQANDDIDASPNVVMQENVNIGPSSPTTSIPTTRGINDLNDLPSDPYDRPHIASYHPNQIDDIRRAYLVKGAFQPRSHEFPFKHYYGKKGRFVVTWFNDHKWLEYSTKVDKAFCLHCYLFKEDVGNQGGRDTWSSNSKGFYDWSKKGSLTEHVGKVDSHHLKVAQKCHNLMKQDEHIDVNLNKSTKEEKIANYYRLLGSVMSARFCLENSLPFRGHDESEESNSQGIFLSVLKLTSTNHSEIGKYTLGNAKKNNKLTSLMIRKEIIECFAKEVTKNICAEIKDDVFGLLVYESSDVSLKEQMVVVVRFVDKFGVVRENFIGIVHVRDTASSTLKEAIDSLLANNQLSIKQVRGQGYDGASNMRGEFKGLKALILKDNPSAYYIHCFAHELLLVIVAVAKKHPGVKTFYEYLSMVVTTVSASCKRKDMIRETKKD from the exons ATGAAACCACAGACTAAAAAACAATCACTAATTGGGaactttttcaaaagaaaaattGAGGAAATTGATGAAAATCGGGTTGCTAATGATACAATCCCGAATGATACAAGTCCGAATGTTGCTAATGATAATATTCAAGCAAATGATGACATTGATGCAAGTCCGAATGTTGTTATGCAAGAAAATGTTAATATTGGTCCAAGTAGTCCTACAACTTCAATTCCTACAACACGAGGTATTAACGATTTGAATGATCTTCCTTCAGATCCCTATGATAGGCCACATATTGCTAGTTATCACCCTAATCAAATAGATGACATAAGAAGGGCATATCTTGTTAAAGGGGCTTTTCAACCGCGTAGTCATGAATTTCCTTTCAAACACTATTATGGAAAAAAAGGGCGTTTTGTGGTTACTTGGTTTAATGATCATAAGTGGTTAGAGTATAGTACTAAAGTAGATAAAGCCTTCTGTTTGCACTGTTACTTGTTTAAAGAAGATgttggtaatcaaggaggaagagATACATGGTCATCTAATTCTAAAGGCTTTTATGATTGGAGTAAAAAGGGTTCCTTAACAGAACATGTTGGGAAAGTTGATAGTCATCATTTAAAGGTGGCGCAAAAATGTCACAATCTCATGAAACAAGACGAACACATAGATGTGAATTTAAACAAATCGACTAAAGAAGAAAAGATTGCAAATTATTATCGATTGCTTGGTTCTGTTATGAGTGCTAGATTCTGTTTAGAAAACTCTTTACCATTTCGTGGCCATGATGAATCGGAAGAATCTAATTCTCAAGGAATTTTTCTTTCGGTTTTAAAGCTGACCAGTACCAATCATTCGGAAATTGGTAAGTACACATTGGGGAACGCAAAAAAGAACAATAAATTGACATCGCTAATGATACGGAAGGAGATTATTGAATGTTTTGCAAAGGAAGTAACCAAAAACATATGTGCAGAAATTAAAGATGATGTGTTTGGGTTGTTGGTTTATGAATCTAGTGACGTATCTCTGAAGGAACAAATGGTTGTAGTTGTTAGATTTGTTGATAAATTTGGGGTTGTTAGAGAAAATTTTATTGGAATTGTTCACGTGAGAGACACGGCTTCTTCAACTCTTAAAGAAGCCATTGATTCTTTATTAGCAAATAACCAGTTGAGCATAAAACAA GTAAGGGGACAAGGTTATGATGGTGCAAGCAACATGCGGGGAGAATTTAAAGGGTTAAAAGCTCTGATTCTGAAAGATAACCCGTCAGCATATTACATCCATTGTTTTGCTCATGAACTTCTGTTGGTGATTGTGGCGGTCGCAAAAAAACATCCCGGTGTTAAAACTTTCTACGAATACCTTTCCATGGTTGTTACTACGGTTTCTGCTTCTTGCAAACGGAAAGATATGATAAGGGAGACAAAAAAGGATTAA